A part of Anabas testudineus chromosome 7, fAnaTes1.2, whole genome shotgun sequence genomic DNA contains:
- the lad1 gene encoding ladinin-1: MSISRKNWSALSSLARQWTMEDEEEVEREKRRRVKSSSAEADADFSQTSRDTPSPGTDSTSETSQGLSSVEQIQLDFVEMLRVRDEKRRMRHVETLRRQKEEGDDEAVASGGGGGGGEARVELLGDVDEEQERVSSSVKATSEPQPVLETASHSHRSSSSTSSTNRQHENSKSSSKDPDATPPANPARKFVSSVSISLDKGPSVSGRTTPMSPCSPTTPLSPQQPWPSSCQSPSPRGTKSPIQNGHTQETSEDGSSSSGNFEQTTKPAFVRQSSRTLSFRMMKKKEEENSPLQRSASVRMASKKFESNTEQNENEESSSSFLRNSRQRISSRSIKEKMERLAQAAQKSEVMRSPDVTQRTLFLMEEVSRKRGLFEKEQKAATPSSPGVSRQEFRNFASGMSDRINRWLSKTNQSESPNSPTDLRHVDISSKRSLFENRGEDCVSKSNK, translated from the exons ATGTCCATCAGTCGGAAAAACTGGTCGGCTTTGTCCAG CCTTGCGCGCCAGTGGACGatggaggacgaggaggaggtagagcgggagaagaggaggagggtgaagagCTCCAGCGCCGAGGCCGATGCTGACTTCAGCCAAACATCTAGAGACACACCCTCCCCGGGGACAGACTCCACAAGTGAAACGTCCCAGGGCCTCAGCAG TGTGGAGCAGATCCAGCTGGACTTTGTGGAGATGCTGCGAGTCCGCGATGAGAAGCGCAGGATGAGGCATGTGGAGACACTGAGGAGGCAGAAGGAGGAAGGGGACGATGAAGCGGTGgccagtggaggaggaggaggaggaggagaagccaGGGTGGAGCTTCTGGGGGACGTGGACGAGGAGCAAGAACGTGTGTCATCCTCTGTGAAAGCCACATCCGAACCACAGCCAGTGCTAGAAACAGCCTCTCACAGTCATCGCAGCAGTAGCAGCACTAGTAGCACAAACAGACAA cATGAAAACAGCAAGTCGTCGAGCAAAGACCCTGATGCCACGCCACCGGCCAACCCGGCTCGCAAGTTCGTCAG ttctgtctccatctcactTGACAAGGGTCCCTCTGTCAGCGGGCGCACCACTCCCATGAGTCCTTGTTCTCCGACAACCCCCCTGTCACCTCAACAACCCTGGCCCTCATCCTGCCAAAGTCCTTCTCCTCGGGGAACTAAGAGCCCCATTCAGAACGGACACACACAGGAG ACCAGTGAGGATGGCTCTTCCTCCAGTGGCAACTTTGAACAGACGACCAAGCCTGCCTTTGTCAGACAGAGCTCCAGGACATTATCTTTCAGG atgatgaagaagaaagaagaggagaattCGCCACTGCAAAGGAG tgcAAGTGTGAGGATGGCCAGCAAGAAGTTTGAATCCAACACA gagcaaaatgaaaatgaagaaagttCATCATCTTTCCTAAGAAA CTCTAGGCAGAGGATTTCCTCCAGATCCATCaaggaaaagatggagagacTGGCTCAGGCTGCACAG AAGTCAGAAGTGATGCGATCTCCAGATGTGACCCAGAGGACGTTGTTCCTGATGGAAGAAGTATCCAGGAAGAGAGGCCTCTTTGAGAAGGAGCAAAAGGCAGCGACTCCCTCCAGCCCCGGAGTTTCAAGACAA gaaTTTAGGAACTTCGCATCAGGAATGTCGGACCGGATCAACCGTTGGCTCAGCAAGACCAACCAATCGGAGTCTCCAAACAGTCCTACT GACTTGAGACACGTGGACATCAGCAGCAAGAGAAGCCTGTTtgagaacagaggagaagattgtGTCTCCAAATCCAACAAGTAA